In Isosphaera pallida ATCC 43644, the sequence CGCGGTCGAGCGAAGCGGTTGGGGTGGGGAGAGAAACCAAACGAAGGAATTCGCCACCGGAGGGGGCGTGGTCACTGGGAAGGGGACGAGAACCGGAGCGACCAGGTTTGTCGTGAGGAATCAAGGTAACGTGGTTCCAGGTCGAGGCGTCGGCGGTGACGCTCGCCGCCTCGTCCTGAGTTAGACAGCGCTCGGTTGCCGACCCGGGAAGGTGGGTGGGAATGTCCTCCGAGCTTGGGTTCTCCAGACGCCTGGCCTGCTCGAGCGCTGCCAAGCGGGATTCGGGAGCGGGTGGGGTGTGCCGCCAAGGGGGAGGAGCCCAGCGAGAACGACCCCAAAGCACATGTAGAACCGTCATGGCCAGAATTTTGAGATCTAGACCTAAGCTCCAATGGTCGAGATATTCCAGGTCGTATTCGAGTCGTTTCGAGATGGAGGTCCGACCCCGGTAGCCGTGGACCTGGGCCCAGCCGGTCATTCCGCCTGGGCCTTCGTGGCGGCGGTGGTAAAGCGGGAGGTCGCGGGCGAACTGCTCCACGAAGACCGGGCGCTCCGGGCGTGGCCCCACCAGACTCATTTCGCCTTTGAGAACATTCCAAAGTTGAGGCAATTCGTCGATGTTCGTTTTACGCAGCCATGCGCCAACGCGGGTGCAGCGATCATCGTTGGCGGCGGCCCAGATGGGGCCGGTACGGGTTTCGGCGTCCCGCCTCATGCTACGGAACTTCCACATTTGGAAAATTCGCCCGCCCCGACCGACTCGTTCCTGAACATAGAAGATGGGTCGGCCGTCGGTCAGCCAGATCGCCAACGCCACCACTCCAAACAACGGGGTCAACAGAATCAGACCCACGGTTGCGCCCACCAGATCTAAAGCCCGTTTGAGCGGATGACTCAACCCGGTCGAAGTCGAGCATGGCAGCGCGTTCGAGGGTTCGCAAGCATGAGACCGTGCAGGGAAGGTGGCGAGGTGAGAGTGTGGGTATGTGAGCCTTCTCCAGCCTCTCAAGCGAACCAGGCGACGCTGGGCAGCGTTCCTGAACGAGACGCGGGAGGGTATGGTTACACTCCCCGAGGCCGATTCCGGGAATCCCTTCATGGACACTTGCCCCATGCCTGACGCTTCCGGCGCACTGGATTCGCAGGTCATCGTGACGTCGGAACCAAGCCGCTTGGAAGCGGGTGCCACCCGCGGCGAACCGGGGGCGGATTCTAACCCGCTCCCCCAATCGGTCAACCGCCATTGGTCGGGAACTGTCAGGAGGTGAAGTCGGCCACCCCATGTGTGTGATCGGTTCGGAACGGGTTCGCGGTTTGGCCCTCAAAACCATTTTCCGACCTTGCTGGGCCGAGTCCGTGGGTCACAACCTGAAATCCCCAAGACGCGGAGGTTAAACAAACAGACCCGGTTTCTTGGGTTCCCATCGCTGTGAGTCTTTCCTTCTTTCGTCGTCCTTCCGGTTCGCCTTGAGGGATCGTTGGCTTGGCGGTAAGGTCCACCGCGGGGATTTCCCCCAACGAGTTCCGCACTCGGGATCGTCAAAGTCGGCGTTCTCGATGAAATCGTTGCCACGCCACGCGCGGGAGAGTTGAGGCGTGTTGCCTTCAAGCGACCGACCGTTGGCCACGGCAATCGTGGTCAACTACGACGCCTGGACCGAGACGGTGGAGTTGGCTGGTCGTTTGGCCGATTCTACCGCCGCTCGTGCTGGTCGCTTGGACGTGCTCGTTGTAGACAACGCCTCGCCCGCCCCGCCTCCTCCAGTCACCCAGACCTGGCGTCGCTTGCCGCTCAGCGGCGAGGCCTTGGGGTGGGGGGAGCTTGCCTCGGCGACGAGTCGCAACAACGAACCCCCACGCTCCCTCATCTGGTGGCTGCCACGTCCAATCAACGACGGCTTCGCCGCCGGGATCAACGCCGGTCGCCGCTACGCCCGGAGCCCCTGGCTGTGGGTCTTCAACCCCGACGTGGAACTCGACTCCTCGACGATCGAAGCGACCCTTGACTGGTTGGAGCGGCTCGACCACAACCGCCATGACCACGCCCGGCTGGGGATCGTTGGCCTGCGGCTCACCAACCCCGATGGTTCGACCCAACCCTCGGTGGGACCGTTTCCCACCTTGGCGCGGGTCTTCCGCGAGCTTTGGCTGCCACGCAACCAACGCAAGTACCACCCGCCCGAACGAGTAGACCGGGGCCGGGTAGATTGGGTCACGGGTGCCTGTGTGTTGATCCGTACAGATTTACTTGACGATCTGGGTGGAATGGACCAAGATTTCTTCCTCTATCATGAAGAGGTCGCCCTGTGTCGCTCGGCGACCGATCGCGGTTGGATCGTCTGGTTTGAGCCCGATCTGCGCGCGACGCATCTCCACCCCCTGCAAAATCGCCCAGTCTCCACCTGGCTGCGCGTCATCCTACGACACAGCAAGTTGCTTTACTTCCGGAAACATCGACCCTCGTGGGAACTGGGCGTTCTCGCGCGGTTGATCGAGTGGGAGGCGCGGTTGCGTCCCTGGACTGCTCCTGCCCGTGATCGCCGCGCCTGGCGTTCGATCCTGCGTTTGGCGCTGCGAATGCGCCGAGCGGAAGTCCGTTTTCCCCTGGGCGTTCGGGTGCGTCATCTGGCCGACGAGGCCGTTGGACGGCCAATTCCCCCCGCCGAGCGTGTCGATTGCCGCATCGACTCGGTCCATCCTCGTCCAAGAGGTCCATTCCTCGGGAGACCCGGCTCA encodes:
- a CDS encoding sugar transferase: MTCESSAPEASGMGQVSMKGFPESASGSVTIPSRVSFRNAAQRRLVRLRGWRRLTYPHSHLATFPARSHACEPSNALPCSTSTGLSHPLKRALDLVGATVGLILLTPLFGVVALAIWLTDGRPIFYVQERVGRGGRIFQMWKFRSMRRDAETRTGPIWAAANDDRCTRVGAWLRKTNIDELPQLWNVLKGEMSLVGPRPERPVFVEQFARDLPLYHRRHEGPGGMTGWAQVHGYRGRTSISKRLEYDLEYLDHWSLGLDLKILAMTVLHVLWGRSRWAPPPWRHTPPAPESRLAALEQARRLENPSSEDIPTHLPGSATERCLTQDEAASVTADASTWNHVTLIPHDKPGRSGSRPLPSDHAPSGGEFLRLVSLPTPTASLDRVVGRLG
- a CDS encoding glycosyltransferase encodes the protein MLPSSDRPLATAIVVNYDAWTETVELAGRLADSTAARAGRLDVLVVDNASPAPPPPVTQTWRRLPLSGEALGWGELASATSRNNEPPRSLIWWLPRPINDGFAAGINAGRRYARSPWLWVFNPDVELDSSTIEATLDWLERLDHNRHDHARLGIVGLRLTNPDGSTQPSVGPFPTLARVFRELWLPRNQRKYHPPERVDRGRVDWVTGACVLIRTDLLDDLGGMDQDFFLYHEEVALCRSATDRGWIVWFEPDLRATHLHPLQNRPVSTWLRVILRHSKLLYFRKHRPSWELGVLARLIEWEARLRPWTAPARDRRAWRSILRLALRMRRAEVRFPLGVRVRHLADEAVGRPIPPAERVDCRIDSVHPRPRGPFLGRPGSWSQPTSPPTSTTCHPASTPPPESPRFSR